The following are from one region of the Paenibacillus sp. KS-LC4 genome:
- a CDS encoding type I phosphomannose isomerase catalytic subunit, with protein MTKPYPLQFQPEMKERIWGGRALEQFGLTLPEGSIGEGWMIGDHPNGTTKVINGELAGKGLDEIREAYGREWFGTKGFSEKNGRFPLLIKLLDCNDDLSIQVHPTDTYEGLPEGELGKTEMWYILDAKPGATIIYGLKDGVDRAAMEAAIAEGRIMDTLQEVPVQAGDAFYIPAGTVHALCAGVVVAEIQQNSDTTYRLYDYDRLGLDGELRDLHIEDSLNVIAYDGAGASRMTTDGVADGEWLTIASSPYFIVEKGIIRSAAAYETPATSFVILIVAEGSGKLKWADGELALAAGQAYLLPASLGGYELDGSLTVIRSVVPA; from the coding sequence ATGACTAAACCATACCCACTGCAATTTCAACCAGAGATGAAGGAACGTATATGGGGCGGCCGTGCGCTTGAGCAGTTTGGCCTTACGCTGCCGGAGGGCTCGATTGGCGAAGGCTGGATGATCGGCGACCATCCGAACGGTACAACGAAGGTCATTAATGGCGAGCTTGCTGGCAAAGGCCTCGACGAAATTCGCGAGGCTTATGGCCGCGAGTGGTTCGGCACGAAAGGCTTTTCTGAGAAAAATGGCCGCTTCCCGCTGCTCATCAAGCTGCTGGATTGCAATGACGACCTGTCGATTCAGGTTCACCCGACCGATACCTACGAAGGCTTGCCTGAAGGCGAGCTTGGCAAAACCGAAATGTGGTACATTCTTGATGCTAAGCCGGGCGCTACGATTATTTACGGCTTGAAGGACGGCGTTGATCGCGCAGCTATGGAAGCCGCAATCGCAGAAGGCCGCATTATGGATACGCTGCAAGAGGTTCCCGTTCAAGCAGGCGATGCCTTCTACATTCCAGCAGGAACCGTTCATGCGTTGTGCGCTGGCGTAGTCGTTGCCGAAATTCAGCAAAATTCCGATACGACTTACCGACTCTATGACTATGACCGTCTTGGCCTGGATGGCGAGCTGCGCGATCTGCATATCGAGGACTCCTTGAACGTCATTGCTTATGACGGCGCAGGCGCAAGCCGCATGACAACAGACGGCGTTGCCGATGGCGAGTGGCTGACCATTGCCTCATCTCCTTATTTTATTGTCGAAAAAGGAATTATCCGCTCCGCAGCAGCCTATGAAACGCCAGCTACAAGCTTCGTTATTTTGATCGTTGCCGAAGGCAGCGGCAAGCTAAAATGGGCAGATGGCGAGCTTGCTCTCGCAGCAGGTCAAGCTTATTTGCTACCAGCAAGCCTTGGCGGCTATGAGCTGGACGGCAGTCTGACCGTGATTCGCAGCGTGGTGCCTGCTTAA
- the rpmI gene encoding 50S ribosomal protein L35 — translation MPKMKTHSSLKDRFKITGTGKVKRYKAYKNHLLSHKSGRQKRVLAGQPLMAAGDVKRLQQGLNNLK, via the coding sequence ATGCCTAAAATGAAAACACACAGCAGTCTGAAAGACCGTTTCAAAATTACGGGTACTGGTAAAGTAAAGCGTTATAAAGCTTACAAAAACCACTTGCTTTCCCACAAATCCGGACGCCAGAAGCGCGTTCTTGCTGGTCAACCACTGATGGCTGCTGGCGACGTTAAACGCCTGCAACAAGGTCTTAACAATCTTAAATAA
- the ilvN gene encoding acetolactate synthase small subunit: MIKHTIAVIVNDQPGVLQRVSGLFGRRGFNIESITVGTSEEVGLSRMVIVTTGDEQTLEQITKQLYKLIDVIKVIHLSSNPIVARELALIKVSAEPAARPEIFGVVETFRAAVVDIGTHSVMVQVVGDTEKIDAMVELLKPYGIRELSRTGVTALNRGNSR, from the coding sequence ATGATTAAACATACAATTGCAGTAATCGTTAACGACCAACCTGGCGTTTTGCAGCGTGTGTCCGGTTTGTTCGGCCGCCGCGGCTTCAATATTGAGAGCATCACAGTGGGAACGAGCGAAGAGGTAGGCCTGTCCCGCATGGTCATCGTCACGACAGGCGATGAGCAGACGCTTGAGCAAATTACGAAGCAGCTTTATAAGCTTATTGATGTTATCAAAGTCATTCATCTTAGCTCTAACCCGATTGTTGCCCGTGAGCTGGCGCTTATTAAGGTAAGCGCTGAGCCAGCGGCGCGTCCGGAAATTTTCGGCGTAGTCGAAACCTTCCGCGCAGCAGTCGTGGATATTGGCACTCATTCCGTTATGGTACAGGTTGTTGGCGATACCGAAAAAATTGATGCAATGGTTGAATTGCTGAAGCCTTATGGTATTCGTGAGCTATCCCGTACCGGGGTAACGGCGCTGAACCGCGGCAACAGCCGCTAA
- a CDS encoding glycosyltransferase family 1 protein codes for MRLALFTDTYEPERNGVARSLGRWKAFLQRRGVECLVLAPERSLFDSKAAMQASSVERFASLPFFLYPECRLALPNPLHLRHALHEFNPTLIHVATPFNLGLCGIHYARRHQIPLIASYHTNFDQYLPFYNLQWMVKMLSRYMEWFHQDCKKIFVPSTSTLQDLTRKGWDAERLSVWSRGIDTSLFHPRVNREQLLSQHRISHECFVVFYAGRLAPEKDVETAIEAFSSFQKQTNAQVKLVLAGDGPSSEALQQQCARSGVAATFLGFQTSEELQRWYAAADLFLFPSATETFGNVVLEAMACGTPVLCANKGGVLDSVSHGLNGMLCEAGSPASFAAALALLHEDEERRRNLGISARLFSLRKSWDSIFDGLLAECERQSAQGCSPLSHIMR; via the coding sequence ATGAGACTCGCGCTTTTTACCGATACCTATGAGCCGGAACGCAATGGCGTTGCTCGCTCGCTTGGCCGCTGGAAAGCCTTTTTGCAGCGCAGAGGGGTGGAGTGCCTGGTGCTGGCGCCTGAGCGCTCACTCTTTGATTCCAAGGCGGCTATGCAGGCAAGCTCTGTAGAGCGCTTTGCCAGCCTGCCGTTTTTTCTATACCCGGAGTGTCGCTTGGCGCTGCCGAATCCGCTGCATCTCCGCCATGCCCTGCATGAATTTAACCCTACCCTCATTCATGTAGCTACCCCATTCAATCTTGGCTTATGCGGCATTCATTATGCCCGCAGACATCAAATTCCGCTGATCGCATCGTATCATACCAATTTTGATCAATACTTGCCGTTTTATAATTTGCAATGGATGGTAAAGATGTTAAGTAGGTATATGGAATGGTTTCATCAAGACTGCAAGAAAATATTTGTGCCTTCCACTTCTACGTTGCAGGACTTGACCAGGAAAGGATGGGATGCAGAGCGGCTTTCCGTGTGGAGCCGGGGTATAGACACAAGCCTGTTTCATCCCCGGGTTAACCGGGAGCAATTGCTGTCGCAGCATCGCATAAGCCATGAATGTTTTGTCGTTTTTTATGCAGGAAGACTCGCACCGGAGAAAGATGTCGAAACAGCAATTGAGGCTTTCTCCTCATTCCAAAAGCAAACAAATGCCCAAGTAAAGCTAGTGCTGGCAGGTGACGGACCTTCGTCAGAGGCGCTGCAGCAGCAATGCGCAAGAAGCGGGGTAGCTGCAACCTTCCTTGGCTTTCAAACGTCAGAGGAGCTGCAAAGGTGGTACGCCGCTGCTGATCTTTTTCTATTTCCGTCGGCGACGGAAACGTTCGGCAATGTGGTGCTTGAGGCAATGGCATGCGGCACGCCTGTCCTTTGTGCGAACAAGGGCGGGGTGCTCGATTCCGTCTCCCATGGACTGAACGGAATGCTGTGCGAGGCGGGAAGTCCGGCAAGCTTTGCAGCCGCGCTTGCGCTTCTGCACGAGGACGAGGAGCGTAGAAGAAATTTAGGCATCAGCGCAAGATTGTTCAGTCTCCGAAAGTCTTGGGATTCGATTTTTGATGGTCTTCTTGCGGAATGCGAGCGGCAGTCCGCGCAGGGGTGTTCACCACTCAGTCACATTATGAGATAA
- a CDS encoding class I SAM-dependent methyltransferase produces the protein MGFLSVLSMAHRWMAERAQPGDAFIDATSGGGVDTLALARLVGERGSVYAFDIQQAALDRTRDRLDAIRASGKEKLADTLLFLRSHEQMADCVPAALHGHIAGVMFNLGFLPGSDESLITQPSTTIAALEAALVLLRPGGVITCVVYPGHPGGAEEAEAVQQWVEALPDEAAATMLYRQLHKKTAPYLLGVEKKSKREA, from the coding sequence ATGGGATTTTTATCAGTTCTCAGCATGGCGCATCGCTGGATGGCCGAACGGGCACAGCCCGGAGATGCCTTCATAGATGCCACCTCGGGCGGAGGTGTTGACACGCTTGCCCTCGCCCGTCTCGTCGGTGAACGGGGCAGCGTATACGCCTTTGACATCCAGCAGGCGGCGCTTGACCGAACGCGTGATCGGCTGGACGCAATACGTGCCAGCGGCAAGGAGAAGCTCGCGGATACGCTGCTTTTCCTCCGAAGCCATGAGCAGATGGCGGATTGCGTTCCGGCCGCGCTGCATGGCCATATAGCTGGTGTTATGTTTAATCTCGGCTTTTTGCCTGGAAGCGACGAGTCGCTTATTACGCAGCCATCGACTACAATTGCTGCGCTGGAGGCTGCACTTGTCCTGCTTCGTCCGGGCGGCGTCATTACATGCGTCGTCTATCCCGGTCATCCAGGCGGCGCTGAGGAAGCGGAGGCAGTGCAGCAATGGGTTGAAGCGCTGCCAGATGAAGCCGCCGCCACCATGCTGTACCGTCAGTTGCACAAGAAGACCGCACCTTATTTGCTTGGCGTAGAGAAAAAAAGCAAACGAGAAGCTTAA
- a CDS encoding GNAT family N-acetyltransferase — protein sequence MIRERNARTDDEEIIRLIKTELMPLSWTTHQHDATVIRELPLRLRRGVTYVAAAGKTAVPYGFIHFETMGDILMFSMLAVHPQHRNRHCGTKLMAAAEAHGLAASCTMGRLFVDQINDKARYFYTKLGYQTIRYYPELRCYEMIKGLA from the coding sequence ATGATAAGAGAGCGCAATGCCCGTACAGATGACGAAGAAATCATCCGGCTCATCAAGACAGAGCTTATGCCACTATCCTGGACGACTCATCAACATGACGCCACCGTCATACGCGAGCTGCCTCTAAGGCTGCGCCGCGGCGTAACCTATGTGGCGGCAGCGGGCAAAACAGCTGTGCCCTATGGCTTTATCCATTTTGAAACGATGGGAGATATTCTGATGTTTTCCATGCTCGCTGTACATCCCCAGCACCGCAACCGCCATTGCGGAACAAAACTGATGGCAGCAGCCGAAGCTCATGGCTTGGCAGCTTCCTGCACGATGGGTCGCCTGTTCGTTGATCAAATCAACGACAAGGCCCGCTATTTTTATACGAAGCTCGGGTATCAGACCATTCGGTATTATCCCGAGCTTCGCTGCTACGAAATGATTAAAGGGCTTGCTTAA
- a CDS encoding TIGR01212 family radical SAM protein (This family includes YhcC from E. coli K-12, an uncharacterized radical SAM protein.): MNSLKATALDPTNAPLLWGDKRFHTWNYEMREQFGGKVFKVMLDAGFTCPNRDGSIAKGGCTFCSARGSGDFAGSRRDDLVTQFNNIRDRQHQKWPDAQYIGYFQAYTNTYAPVEELREYYEVILQQPGVVGLSIATRPDCLPDDVVDYLAELNERTYLWVEMGLQTVHESTSELINRAHDTACYVDAVKRLRARGIRVCAHIIYGLPQETHEMMLDTGRAVAAMDVQGIKIHLLHLMRKTPMVRQYEAGLLRFLEKDEYVKLIGDTLEFLPPEMIVHRLTGDAPRDLLIGPMWSLKKWEVLNAIDDELRQRGTWQGKLWVNS, encoded by the coding sequence ATGAATTCATTAAAAGCAACAGCATTAGATCCGACCAATGCCCCCCTGCTATGGGGCGATAAAAGATTTCATACATGGAACTATGAGATGCGCGAGCAATTCGGCGGCAAAGTATTCAAGGTCATGCTCGATGCAGGCTTTACTTGCCCTAACCGCGACGGCTCCATTGCCAAGGGCGGCTGCACCTTCTGCAGCGCGCGCGGATCAGGCGACTTCGCCGGAAGCCGGCGAGATGATCTCGTTACCCAGTTCAACAATATCCGTGACCGCCAGCATCAAAAATGGCCGGATGCCCAGTATATCGGCTACTTTCAAGCCTACACGAACACTTACGCGCCTGTAGAGGAGCTTCGCGAATATTACGAAGTGATTTTGCAGCAGCCCGGCGTTGTCGGTCTGTCCATTGCCACTCGCCCCGACTGCTTGCCCGATGATGTCGTAGATTATTTGGCAGAGCTTAATGAGCGCACCTACCTCTGGGTTGAAATGGGACTTCAAACGGTGCATGAATCGACCTCGGAGCTAATTAACCGGGCGCATGATACCGCCTGCTATGTTGATGCTGTGAAGCGACTGCGTGCACGCGGCATCCGCGTCTGCGCTCATATTATTTACGGGCTGCCGCAGGAAACGCATGAAATGATGCTCGATACTGGGCGCGCCGTTGCAGCCATGGATGTGCAGGGCATCAAAATCCATCTGCTGCATCTGATGCGTAAGACGCCAATGGTCCGCCAATATGAGGCTGGACTGCTGCGCTTTCTGGAGAAGGACGAATACGTCAAGCTAATTGGCGATACGCTGGAATTTTTGCCGCCAGAGATGATCGTCCACCGTCTGACCGGCGATGCCCCGCGCGACCTGCTCATCGGCCCGATGTGGAGCCTCAAGAAATGGGAAGTGCTCAATGCGATAGACGATGAGCTCCGTCAGCGCGGCACTTGGCAAGGAAAGCTGTGGGTGAACAGCTAG
- the ilvB gene encoding biosynthetic-type acetolactate synthase large subunit codes for MVTQNATLKSKEELMEKLRQPEVITGSEILLRSLVLEGVDCVFGYPGGAVLYIYDAMHGFSDFNHVLTRHEQGAIHAADGYARASGKVGVCIATSGPGATNLVTGIATAYMDSVPLVVITGNVISSLIGTDAFQEADITGITMPITKHSYLVRDVEDLPRIIHEAFHIANTGRKGPVLIDIPKDVSANKTLFKPVTEVSIRGYNPTVSPNKLQVDKMIKAIAEAERPLILAGGGVIYSGAHEELHEFVKKTDIPITTTLLGLGAFPSGDDLFLGMPGMHGTYTANKSIQKADLLINIGARFDDRVTGKLSGFAPHAKIIHIDIDPAEIGKNVPTDIPIVGDVKTVLQIANLQAKRAEKADAWRAELLASKAQYPFSYKDSEDELKPQWVVEMLHETTNGDAIVTTDVGQHQMWAAQFYKFNKPRSWVTSGGLGTMGFGFPSAIGAQMANPDRLVISINGDGGMQMCAQELAICAINNIPVKVVILNNQVLGMVRQWQELIYDNRYSHIDLSGSPDFVKLSEAYGVKGFRATNKEEAKAVWEEALRHPGPAVVEFVVRKEENVYPMVAQGSTIDEMIMGDAE; via the coding sequence ATGGTCACGCAAAATGCAACACTGAAGTCAAAAGAAGAATTAATGGAGAAGCTGAGGCAGCCAGAAGTAATTACGGGCTCTGAAATTTTACTTCGCAGCTTGGTGCTGGAAGGCGTCGATTGCGTATTCGGGTATCCGGGTGGCGCAGTGTTGTACATTTACGATGCGATGCACGGTTTCTCTGATTTCAACCATGTGCTTACCCGTCATGAGCAAGGTGCAATCCATGCAGCCGATGGTTATGCCCGCGCAAGCGGCAAGGTAGGGGTTTGTATTGCTACCTCGGGCCCTGGCGCCACTAATCTGGTAACAGGTATTGCTACCGCTTATATGGATTCGGTGCCATTGGTTGTCATTACTGGCAATGTCATATCGAGCCTGATTGGAACGGATGCGTTCCAAGAAGCTGATATTACAGGCATTACGATGCCGATTACGAAGCACAGCTATCTGGTACGGGATGTAGAAGATCTGCCCCGTATTATTCATGAAGCTTTCCATATTGCTAATACAGGACGCAAAGGACCTGTTCTTATTGATATACCGAAAGACGTTTCCGCTAACAAGACGCTGTTCAAGCCGGTAACGGAAGTTAGCATACGCGGTTACAACCCAACTGTATCGCCGAACAAGCTGCAGGTGGACAAAATGATTAAAGCGATCGCAGAAGCGGAGCGTCCGCTTATCCTTGCAGGCGGCGGCGTTATTTATTCCGGCGCGCATGAAGAGCTGCATGAATTCGTAAAGAAAACCGATATTCCGATTACGACAACGCTGCTCGGTCTTGGGGCATTCCCAAGCGGAGATGACCTGTTCCTCGGCATGCCGGGCATGCATGGCACGTATACAGCGAACAAATCCATTCAGAAGGCCGATTTGCTGATTAATATCGGCGCTCGCTTTGATGACCGAGTAACGGGCAAGCTGTCTGGGTTTGCGCCGCATGCGAAGATCATTCATATTGATATTGATCCTGCTGAAATCGGCAAAAACGTTCCGACTGACATTCCGATTGTAGGCGACGTGAAGACGGTGCTGCAAATTGCCAATTTGCAAGCTAAGCGTGCAGAGAAAGCGGACGCATGGCGCGCAGAGCTGCTGGCTTCTAAAGCGCAATATCCGTTCAGCTACAAGGATTCGGAAGATGAGCTGAAGCCGCAATGGGTCGTGGAAATGCTGCATGAGACGACGAACGGCGATGCGATTGTAACGACGGACGTTGGTCAGCATCAAATGTGGGCAGCGCAGTTCTATAAGTTCAACAAGCCGCGCTCTTGGGTAACCTCTGGCGGACTTGGAACGATGGGCTTTGGCTTCCCTTCGGCCATCGGCGCTCAGATGGCAAACCCTGATCGTCTTGTTATTTCAATCAATGGCGATGGCGGCATGCAGATGTGTGCACAGGAGCTGGCGATTTGTGCAATCAACAACATTCCGGTTAAGGTTGTTATTTTGAACAATCAGGTGCTGGGAATGGTGCGTCAGTGGCAGGAGCTGATTTACGATAATCGCTACAGCCACATTGACCTTTCGGGCAGCCCGGACTTTGTGAAGCTGTCGGAGGCTTATGGTGTGAAAGGCTTCCGCGCGACAAACAAGGAGGAAGCAAAAGCAGTATGGGAAGAGGCACTGCGTCATCCTGGTCCTGCAGTTGTGGAGTTTGTCGTTCGCAAGGAAGAAAATGTATACCCGATGGTCGCACAAGGTAGCACGATCGACGAAATGATCATGGGGGATGCGGAATGA
- a CDS encoding phosphatase PAP2 family protein, with product MKQLLGWLRVREQQLIVWANSRRGHKRLHRWLGKWLSVITHMGGATFTLSSSLLFALIAPSPLNAIGWQCFITVVISHFPVFVVKRWFKRLRPYQALEGLTTSRKPLVDSSFPSGHTTAIFAWLIPIVLTSGVLLVITVPIAAIIGVSVGWSRMYLGLHYPSDVIVGAFIGTITAFAVQYSWVTAM from the coding sequence ATGAAACAATTGTTAGGATGGCTGAGAGTTCGCGAGCAGCAGCTCATTGTCTGGGCGAATAGCAGACGAGGTCACAAGCGACTGCACCGCTGGCTTGGAAAATGGCTCAGCGTCATTACACATATGGGTGGCGCGACGTTTACCCTGTCCAGTTCTCTGCTATTTGCTTTAATCGCTCCATCACCATTGAACGCGATCGGCTGGCAATGCTTCATCACCGTCGTCATTAGCCATTTTCCCGTGTTTGTAGTGAAACGCTGGTTCAAGCGACTGCGCCCGTATCAAGCGCTTGAGGGCTTGACTACAAGCCGCAAACCGCTTGTTGATTCGTCATTTCCTTCCGGGCATACGACAGCGATATTCGCCTGGCTGATTCCGATCGTGCTTACGAGCGGTGTCTTGCTGGTCATTACGGTTCCGATTGCTGCAATAATAGGCGTTTCGGTGGGCTGGTCGAGGATGTATCTGGGGCTGCATTATCCATCCGACGTTATCGTCGGCGCATTTATAGGAACGATTACGGCATTCGCCGTACAATACAGCTGGGTTACTGCCATGTAA
- a CDS encoding glycosyltransferase family 2 protein yields MFNSIMFVVQILFALLGLYQLFLTFFGWHRRKEDLSHKPQKSFALLIAAHNEEQVVGALIENLQKMKYPRELYDIFVICDNCTDGTVDVVRGYDGVYACVRENPTQRGKGFAVEWMLKELWQMPRSYDGVAIFDADNLVATDFLQYMNNDLCNGFQVVQGYLDTKNPNDSWVSSANAINYWFCNRLWQLPRTNLGLANFLGGTGMVFDSKLLQEMGWGATSLVEDLEFTVRCIKRGIYPKFNFEAKVFDEKPITFQASARQRLRWMQGHFDVTRKHMLPLLWQGIKDRSWTKIDAALYVFNAYNYLAGFFIAAIIWGDIFLSGGERVTSVYNMLPLWVSIPYMLYIFIQIPLSMYLAKVNWKLYLRIPTFLLFTLSWWPITVHAFFTQNNKKWSHTQHTRVIRLEEVQSKQL; encoded by the coding sequence ATGTTCAATTCAATTATGTTTGTTGTGCAAATTTTATTTGCATTGCTTGGCCTGTATCAATTGTTTCTGACGTTTTTCGGATGGCATCGCAGAAAAGAGGATTTGTCGCATAAGCCGCAAAAGTCTTTCGCTTTGCTAATCGCCGCTCATAACGAAGAGCAAGTCGTTGGAGCCTTAATCGAGAATTTGCAAAAAATGAAATACCCGCGCGAGCTGTACGATATTTTCGTCATCTGCGACAACTGCACGGATGGAACCGTTGACGTTGTAAGAGGCTATGACGGCGTATATGCCTGCGTTAGAGAAAATCCGACCCAACGCGGTAAAGGCTTCGCTGTGGAATGGATGCTTAAAGAACTGTGGCAAATGCCGCGCAGCTATGATGGCGTTGCGATTTTTGATGCTGACAATCTCGTGGCAACGGATTTCCTGCAATATATGAACAATGATCTGTGCAATGGCTTCCAGGTTGTTCAAGGTTATCTGGATACGAAAAACCCGAATGACTCTTGGGTCAGCTCGGCTAATGCTATCAACTACTGGTTCTGTAACCGTCTATGGCAGCTGCCTCGTACGAACCTAGGGCTTGCGAACTTTCTCGGTGGTACGGGCATGGTGTTCGATTCCAAGCTGCTGCAAGAAATGGGCTGGGGAGCTACGAGTCTCGTAGAGGATTTGGAATTTACGGTCCGCTGCATCAAGCGCGGGATATATCCGAAATTCAACTTCGAAGCTAAAGTGTTTGACGAAAAGCCGATTACGTTCCAGGCTTCTGCCCGTCAGCGCCTACGCTGGATGCAAGGCCACTTTGATGTAACGCGCAAGCATATGCTGCCGCTGCTGTGGCAGGGTATCAAGGATCGCAGCTGGACGAAGATCGATGCTGCTTTGTACGTCTTTAATGCTTACAATTATCTCGCGGGCTTCTTTATAGCCGCTATCATTTGGGGCGACATTTTCCTTTCGGGAGGAGAGCGGGTAACCTCCGTTTACAATATGCTGCCGCTATGGGTGTCCATCCCGTATATGCTGTACATTTTCATTCAAATTCCGTTGTCTATGTATTTGGCCAAAGTAAATTGGAAGCTGTACCTGCGCATTCCGACATTTTTGCTTTTCACCCTGTCGTGGTGGCCGATTACGGTTCATGCTTTCTTCACGCAAAACAACAAGAAGTGGAGCCATACACAGCATACCCGCGTCATTCGGCTTGAGGAAGTTCAGAGCAAGCAGCTATAA
- the rplT gene encoding 50S ribosomal protein L20, whose amino-acid sequence MARVKGGFVRTRRRKRILKLAKGYFGSKHRLFKTAKEQVGKSLMYAYRDRRNKKRDIRRLWIVRINAAARINGLSYSKFMYGLKLAGVEVNRKILADLAVNDLASFNSLAGVAKQKINA is encoded by the coding sequence ATGGCAAGAGTTAAAGGCGGATTTGTCCGCACTCGTCGTCGCAAAAGAATTTTGAAACTGGCAAAAGGTTATTTCGGTTCAAAGCATCGCCTGTTTAAAACAGCGAAGGAGCAAGTAGGCAAGTCCTTAATGTATGCTTACCGCGACCGTCGCAACAAAAAACGTGACATCCGCAGACTGTGGATCGTTCGTATCAACGCAGCAGCTCGTATTAACGGACTGTCGTACAGCAAATTCATGTATGGTTTGAAGCTTGCTGGCGTTGAAGTAAACCGTAAAATCCTTGCTGACCTGGCTGTTAACGATCTTGCTTCGTTCAACTCCCTTGCTGGCGTGGCTAAACAAAAAATCAACGCTTAG
- the trmB gene encoding tRNA (guanosine(46)-N7)-methyltransferase TrmB, whose amino-acid sequence MRLRGRKGIRESLEAQPELVVLDAAPLKGKWRDFFGNDNPIYVELGMGKGRFISHMSARNPHINFIGVDMYDELIRRAGEKAHAIWAEQGVSHPPNLALLRANIEQIETMFEPGELERIHLNFSDPWPKAKHARRRLTHPRFLAKYAQLLNERGEIHFKTDSMSLFEFSLNSFTEMELQLRNISLHLHQDGPREELVFTEYEMKFMGKGQPIYRLEAVIGSAALAKFRENKLANAQREAAQSEEDTEVED is encoded by the coding sequence ATGCGATTAAGAGGAAGAAAAGGAATTCGTGAAAGCCTGGAGGCACAGCCGGAGCTTGTTGTTTTGGATGCCGCCCCGCTTAAAGGGAAATGGCGCGATTTTTTCGGCAATGATAACCCGATTTATGTGGAGCTTGGCATGGGCAAGGGCCGTTTTATCAGCCACATGAGTGCGCGCAATCCGCATATTAATTTTATTGGCGTAGATATGTATGACGAGCTGATTCGCCGCGCAGGCGAGAAGGCGCATGCGATCTGGGCTGAGCAAGGCGTTAGCCATCCGCCTAATTTGGCGCTGCTGCGTGCGAATATCGAGCAAATTGAGACGATGTTTGAGCCGGGCGAGCTTGAGCGCATTCATCTGAATTTCAGCGATCCTTGGCCGAAAGCTAAGCATGCTCGCCGCAGGCTGACACATCCGCGTTTTCTGGCGAAATACGCTCAATTGCTGAACGAGCGTGGAGAAATCCATTTTAAGACCGATTCGATGTCGCTGTTTGAGTTCTCGCTGAACAGCTTTACGGAGATGGAGCTTCAGCTTCGAAACATTTCCTTGCATCTGCATCAGGATGGACCGCGTGAAGAGCTCGTATTTACCGAATATGAGATGAAATTTATGGGCAAGGGTCAGCCGATCTATCGTTTGGAGGCTGTAATCGGCTCAGCGGCGCTGGCGAAGTTCCGCGAGAACAAGCTGGCGAATGCCCAGCGTGAAGCGGCACAGAGCGAAGAGGATACAGAAGTAGAAGACTAG
- the infC gene encoding translation initiation factor IF-3 — protein MRVQLSLHPFYYASILFWRWHVISREHQINDEIRAREVRLVGAEGEQIGIKPIRDALQMAIDLNLDLVNVAPTAKPPVCRIMDYGKFRYEQQKKEKEARKNQKIVDLKEVWFRANIDEHDYQTKYRNVVKFLGEGDKVKASVRFRGREIAHASLGQKILDRLAQEVAEICSVERAPKLEGRSMIMILAPKSNT, from the coding sequence ATGCGGGTTCAATTGAGCCTGCATCCCTTTTATTATGCAAGTATACTTTTTTGGAGGTGGCACGTTATTAGCAGAGAACATCAAATCAATGATGAAATCCGGGCCAGAGAAGTACGTTTAGTTGGCGCGGAAGGCGAACAAATCGGTATTAAACCTATTCGTGATGCCTTGCAAATGGCCATAGACTTAAACCTGGATCTGGTGAACGTAGCACCGACGGCTAAACCGCCAGTGTGCCGGATCATGGATTACGGAAAATTCCGCTATGAGCAGCAAAAGAAAGAAAAAGAAGCTCGGAAAAACCAAAAGATCGTTGATCTTAAGGAAGTTTGGTTCCGTGCAAACATTGATGAGCACGACTATCAAACGAAATACCGCAATGTTGTGAAGTTTTTGGGTGAAGGCGATAAAGTTAAAGCTTCTGTCCGGTTCCGCGGTCGTGAAATTGCGCACGCGTCGCTCGGTCAAAAGATTTTGGATCGTCTTGCTCAAGAGGTTGCCGAAATATGCAGCGTAGAACGCGCTCCTAAGCTGGAAGGCCGGAGCATGATTATGATTTTGGCACCAAAAAGCAACACTTAA